Proteins from one Malania oleifera isolate guangnan ecotype guangnan chromosome 4, ASM2987363v1, whole genome shotgun sequence genomic window:
- the LOC131154084 gene encoding protein HUA2-LIKE 3-like isoform X2 produces the protein MAPWRKRGANKAKAKTQLSLGDLILAKVKGFPAWPAKISRPEDWDRTPDPKKYFVQFFGTQEIAFIAPAEIQEFTGEVKNKLSARCQGKTAPSVDGLDDDGVELDLKDGVGVTGPNEELELEGLTNGGSRLEYTSHGEGKKDGQDVKPSISCNKNNTSSQVATTKKKNKAFNEGLRLPKEAVSASSPATLSCMKEEFLAIKRKIL, from the exons ATGGCTCCTTGGCGTAAACGAGGAGCGAACAAAGCAAAGGCCAAGACTCAGTTGAGTTTGGGAGATCTCATTCTTGCCAAGGTCAAGGGCTTCCCTGCGTGGCCTGCGAAG ATTAGCAGACCAGAAGATTGGGATCGAACACCTGACCCAAAGAAGTATTTTGTCCAATTCTTTGGAACTCAAGAAAT AGCTTTTATTGCCCCTGCGGAAATTCAAGAATTTACTGGTGAGGTGAAGAACAAATTGTCTGCTCGGTGCCAAGGCAAAACA GCACCTTCTGTCGATGGGTTAGATGATGATGGAGTGGAGCTTGACTTAAAAGATGGGGTTGGTGTGACTGGGCCAAATGAAGAATTAGAATTAGAGGGCCTAACCAATGGTGGCTCCAGGTTGGAGTATACTTCGCATGGAGAAGGCAAGAAAGATGGTCAAGATGTGAAGCCTTCCATATCATGTAACAAAAATAATACTTCTTCTCAAGTTGCAACAACTAAGAAAAAGAATAAAGCATTTAATGAGGGTTTACGTTTACCAAAGGAGGCAGTGTCAGCATCTAGTCCTGCCACTCTTTCCTGTATGAAGGAAGAATTTTTGGCGATAAAAAGGAAGATATTGTGA
- the LOC131154084 gene encoding ENHANCER OF AG-4 protein 2-like isoform X1, with protein MAPWRKRGANKAKAKTQLSLGDLILAKVKGFPAWPAKISRPEDWDRTPDPKKYFVQFFGTQEIAFIAPAEIQEFTGEVKNKLSARCQGKTVKPFAKAVKEICEAFENLQQKKLGELRVDTNGSAIGCQAPSVDGLDDDGVELDLKDGVGVTGPNEELELEGLTNGGSRLEYTSHGEGKKDGQDVKPSISCNKNNTSSQVATTKKKNKAFNEGLRLPKEAVSASSPATLSCMKEEFLAIKRKIL; from the exons ATGGCTCCTTGGCGTAAACGAGGAGCGAACAAAGCAAAGGCCAAGACTCAGTTGAGTTTGGGAGATCTCATTCTTGCCAAGGTCAAGGGCTTCCCTGCGTGGCCTGCGAAG ATTAGCAGACCAGAAGATTGGGATCGAACACCTGACCCAAAGAAGTATTTTGTCCAATTCTTTGGAACTCAAGAAAT AGCTTTTATTGCCCCTGCGGAAATTCAAGAATTTACTGGTGAGGTGAAGAACAAATTGTCTGCTCGGTGCCAAGGCAAAACAGTTAAGCCATTTGCTAAAGCTGTAAAGGAAATTTGTGAAGCTTTTGAAAATTTACAGCAAAAAAAATTAGGGGAATTGAGAGTTGATACTAATGGATCTGCCATTGGGTGTCAGGCACCTTCTGTCGATGGGTTAGATGATGATGGAGTGGAGCTTGACTTAAAAGATGGGGTTGGTGTGACTGGGCCAAATGAAGAATTAGAATTAGAGGGCCTAACCAATGGTGGCTCCAGGTTGGAGTATACTTCGCATGGAGAAGGCAAGAAAGATGGTCAAGATGTGAAGCCTTCCATATCATGTAACAAAAATAATACTTCTTCTCAAGTTGCAACAACTAAGAAAAAGAATAAAGCATTTAATGAGGGTTTACGTTTACCAAAGGAGGCAGTGTCAGCATCTAGTCCTGCCACTCTTTCCTGTATGAAGGAAGAATTTTTGGCGATAAAAAGGAAGATATTGTGA